Part of the Sinomonas atrocyanea genome is shown below.
ATTCGAGGCGCCGGAGCGCCCCATCGGAGATGTCGTCGTGGTGTCTGCAGCGAACCGCTGGGAGGGGATCCCCATGGCGGACCAGCAGATGGCGGCGGCTCTGGCGCGCCGGGTTCCGGTCCTGTACGTTGATCCGCCGCAGTCCGTGGCGACCCGCGTCCGCAGCCTCGGCGTGGCCTCCGCGGTGCGCAGGGGCACCGTGGAGATCCTCGGGCCGGGACTGGCCCGGTGCGCCCCCGAGGGGCTCCCAGGCCTGGGCCGGCCCGGAATCGCGGCAGTCAATGCCCGCCTGTCCGCCCTCCAGATCCGGTCGGCACTGCGGCGGCTCGGCGGCCGCGCAGTGGCGTGCCTCGAAGGGAACGTCATGGTGCCCGTGATGGGCAGGCTCGGCACCCTGACGAAGGTCTACTGGGCGCAGGACGACGTCGAGGGCATGGCCGAGCTCATCGGCGGCGATGCGGGCGCCTACGCCCGAGCCAACCGCAGGCTCGCCGACGAGGCAGACATCGTCCTCGCGGCGAATCCGCTCGTCGCCGAGTCGCTCGGCGGGGGAGGCCGGCGAAGCGTCCTCATCCCCTTCGGGTGCGATGCCCAGCATTTCGGCGCCGCACGCGACGTCGAGCCGGCGCCGCTGATCCGCCTCGAGCGGCCCTACGCAGTCTTCATGGGACACCTCGGGGAACGGATCGACACGGGGATCCTCGAAAGGGTCGTGGACGACGGTGCGCGGCTGCTCCTCGTGGGCCCCCTCCATCCGCGCGCGGACACGAGGGCCTTCGACCGACTCGCGCAGCGGCCAGGCGTCCAATGGGTCGGCGCCGTCGACTTCGACCAGCTGCCCCGGTACCTGGCTGCCGCCAGCGTCGGCCTCGTGCCCTATACCCACTCGCGCTTCAACACCGGGAGCTTCCCCCTGAAGGCGCTGGAGTACCTCGCGGCCGGCCTGCCCGTCGTGTCGACCTCACTGCCGGCGATGGAGTGGATCGGGGGCCGCGACATCCACTTGGCGGACACTCCAGAACAGTTCTCTGCCGCGGTGCGCACCCTGCTCGCCGCCGGACGGGACACCGCATCGGACGAGCGGCGGCGCACCTTCGCACAGGGCCATACCTGGGATGCCAGAGCAGGCGCAGTCCTGGAGGCACTGGAGAGCTTGAGTGCGCGACCGCCGCGCAGCATGGTCGGGGGGCAGCCATGACGGGCGTCGACCACGTGGTGCTCACGCGCTTCAACCTCCCCTCAGCCGGCTACGAGAAGACGGTGCGCACGCGGGACGGATGGCTGGAGTCACGGGTCGGGCTCTTCGAACGCTACTGCCTCCCCTCGGTCCTCAGCCAGAGCTGTCAGGACTTCGCATGGCTCGTCTACTTCGATCCGGAGAGCCCGTCGTGGCTCATGGAGCGCATCGCACGGTGGAGCGGCAGCCTCACGCCCCTGTTCAGGCGCGAGGTACTCGCCCCCGAGCTCATCGCCGATCTGCGCGCTGCCTCAGGTGGAGGTGGAGGGCGCCTGCTCACCACCAACCTCGACAACGACGACGCCTTGTCCTCGGATTTCGTAGAGCGGGTCCAGGCCGCCGCACGGTCGGTCGATGACCAGCCGACCGCCATCTATCTCGCGCACGGCCTCATCGCAGCCGGCGAACGGCTCTACCGGCGGCACGATCCGGCCAACGCCTTCTGCAGCGTCGCGGCCCCGTGGGCAGCCCAGAAGACGTGCTGGAGCGACTGGCACAATCATCTCGGACGGAGTATGCCCGTGGTCCTCGACCGTGGCGGCCCGGGCTGGCTCCAAGTGGTCCACGGGGCGAACGTCAGCAATCGCGTCCACGGAGTCCTCACGGCCCCGGCAGTCCACACCCGGTCATTCCCGGGCCTTCTGGACGACCTGCGCCGACCCCGGACGAGGGACCGTCTGCTGGATGGCACAGTACGGCAGCCTGCCCGGATCGCCCGGGAGGCTC
Proteins encoded:
- a CDS encoding glycosyltransferase, which encodes MDRFEAPERPIGDVVVVSAANRWEGIPMADQQMAAALARRVPVLYVDPPQSVATRVRSLGVASAVRRGTVEILGPGLARCAPEGLPGLGRPGIAAVNARLSALQIRSALRRLGGRAVACLEGNVMVPVMGRLGTLTKVYWAQDDVEGMAELIGGDAGAYARANRRLADEADIVLAANPLVAESLGGGGRRSVLIPFGCDAQHFGAARDVEPAPLIRLERPYAVFMGHLGERIDTGILERVVDDGARLLLVGPLHPRADTRAFDRLAQRPGVQWVGAVDFDQLPRYLAAASVGLVPYTHSRFNTGSFPLKALEYLAAGLPVVSTSLPAMEWIGGRDIHLADTPEQFSAAVRTLLAAGRDTASDERRRTFAQGHTWDARAGAVLEALESLSARPPRSMVGGQP
- a CDS encoding glycosyltransferase, producing MTGVDHVVLTRFNLPSAGYEKTVRTRDGWLESRVGLFERYCLPSVLSQSCQDFAWLVYFDPESPSWLMERIARWSGSLTPLFRREVLAPELIADLRAASGGGGGRLLTTNLDNDDALSSDFVERVQAAARSVDDQPTAIYLAHGLIAAGERLYRRHDPANAFCSVAAPWAAQKTCWSDWHNHLGRSMPVVLDRGGPGWLQVVHGANVSNRVHGVLTAPAVHTRSFPGLLDDLRRPRTRDRLLDGTVRQPARIAREALRGAVKSIVVAFGGRDALDRVRTRARIRGPRGGLSGRRSGQ